Proteins encoded in a region of the Paenibacillus wynnii genome:
- a CDS encoding ATP-grasp domain-containing protein gives MKKVNIYFNRWFSVAFHYMNLIRNNEDEIPFTIFATHPDILHMSLQGADFAETEPKLEGIEYVQFCVDFCRRNEIDIFIPRLHMLDIALHAHLFDAIGTKLIVCRNVDLLETIMDKGKFYESVKEKGIMTIPDYHVVSTAEQFKAAYEDLVARGHQVCFKPTDSEGGLGFRIIDNNRSPLQDLFGHVTSMISFEDAYRILSSEPSFPELMVMELLEGFEYSIDCLADEAGNLLAAVPRRKAGGRLRLMEHNVELKEIAAKVAETYKIPYNFNVQMKYNGSIPKLLEVNPRMSGGLHISCLSGINFPYLAVKSALGGEVQPVDFTVDVLASHVEKPLIMKSNGESAVPDTVN, from the coding sequence ATGAAAAAGGTTAATATATATTTCAATCGTTGGTTCTCTGTGGCTTTCCATTATATGAATCTAATTCGTAATAATGAAGATGAAATCCCGTTCACCATATTCGCAACCCATCCTGATATTTTGCACATGTCACTTCAGGGAGCTGACTTTGCGGAAACTGAACCTAAGCTTGAGGGGATAGAGTACGTGCAGTTCTGCGTTGATTTTTGCCGACGAAATGAGATAGATATCTTTATTCCGCGTCTGCATATGCTTGATATTGCTTTGCATGCCCATTTGTTCGACGCTATTGGTACGAAGCTTATCGTCTGCAGGAATGTCGATTTGCTGGAGACCATTATGGATAAAGGGAAATTTTACGAGAGCGTTAAGGAAAAGGGGATTATGACTATACCTGATTACCATGTAGTCAGTACGGCAGAACAGTTCAAAGCAGCCTATGAGGATCTTGTAGCTAGAGGACACCAGGTTTGTTTCAAACCCACCGATTCGGAGGGTGGACTGGGTTTCCGGATTATTGATAATAACCGAAGCCCTCTGCAGGATCTGTTCGGCCATGTTACCTCTATGATTTCGTTCGAGGATGCATACCGAATACTTTCCAGTGAACCGTCTTTCCCCGAACTGATGGTCATGGAGCTGCTTGAGGGATTTGAATACAGTATTGATTGTCTGGCAGACGAGGCAGGTAATTTGCTGGCCGCGGTTCCGCGCCGTAAGGCGGGAGGGCGTTTGCGGCTTATGGAGCATAACGTTGAGCTGAAGGAAATTGCTGCGAAAGTTGCTGAGACGTACAAAATCCCATACAATTTCAATGTCCAAATGAAGTACAATGGCTCTATACCCAAGCTATTGGAGGTTAATCCCCGGATGTCGGGCGGCCTGCATATTTCATGTCTGTCTGGAATCAACTTTCCTTATCTAGCGGTAAAAAGTGCGCTTGGCGGCGAGGTGCAGCCTGTGGATTTCACAGTGGACGTCCTAGCCAGCCATGTTGAGAAACCGCTAATTATGAAATCAAACGGCGAATCTGCCGTTCCGGATACCGTGAACTAA
- a CDS encoding HAD family hydrolase, translated as MIYASDLDRTLIYSRNAIGVPEDSPGLVPAEIINGITVSYISERALSQLISLAGNIVFMPVTTRTVEQYKRINLFQETVIPDYAVTSNGGNILIDGKVDMEWRTSVGKRLELHSAPAEEIRTIVRSALRDEWILTERYCDGLFFTFVVQRDLLPLNVVSQLADKLNDLGWKASLQGRKLYAVPEAVNKSAAIEHVRRTVQNEPMVASGDSLLDKCLLDAADYAIAPCHGEIFAEHQEGFRVGVYSFTTCSGVFASDEILQYVRTIYNNLGVLGVGLP; from the coding sequence ATGATCTACGCCAGTGATTTGGATCGTACACTGATCTACTCCCGGAATGCTATCGGTGTTCCCGAAGATTCACCGGGACTTGTTCCGGCGGAGATCATTAATGGAATAACGGTATCATACATTTCAGAGAGAGCACTCTCGCAGCTTATAAGCCTTGCCGGAAACATAGTGTTTATGCCGGTAACCACTCGGACCGTGGAGCAGTACAAGCGGATCAACCTTTTTCAAGAGACAGTAATTCCTGATTATGCTGTCACGAGTAATGGCGGTAACATCCTGATTGACGGCAAGGTCGACATGGAGTGGAGAACATCCGTTGGGAAGCGGTTAGAGCTCCATTCTGCACCGGCAGAGGAGATCAGAACGATCGTAAGGTCGGCACTGCGTGATGAGTGGATTCTTACTGAGCGTTATTGCGACGGATTATTTTTCACCTTTGTGGTTCAACGCGACTTGCTTCCTCTGAATGTGGTATCCCAATTGGCAGATAAGCTGAATGATCTTGGCTGGAAGGCTTCCCTTCAAGGCCGAAAGTTGTATGCGGTACCGGAAGCGGTGAATAAGAGTGCTGCTATCGAGCACGTCCGGCGAACGGTTCAGAATGAACCCATGGTGGCTTCCGGAGATTCTCTGCTGGATAAATGCCTGCTGGATGCCGCTGATTATGCGATTGCCCCCTGCCATGGAGAAATATTTGCTGAACATCAAGAGGGTTTTAGGGTAGGGGTGTACTCTTTCACCACCTGCTCGGGTGTGTTCGCCAGTGATGAGATTTTGCAGTATGTAAGGACTATTTACAACAATTTAGGGGTATTGGGAGTGGGACTGCCATGA